GTGAGCAGCGCCTGCTCCGTGTTGGGCAGGGTGACGTAGAGGCGCACCTGGCCGGTGGCTGGATCCACCGCCGGGTTGATGCGCTCGATGCGGCCCGCGAAGGTGCGGTCACCATAGCCGCCGACGGTGAAGTCCACCCGGGTGCCAGTCTTCAGCGTGCTGAGCTGCGCGGCCGGCACCGAGGCCTCCAGCCGCATGCTGGTGGGGTCGATGACGGTGTAGAGCTGCGTGCCCGGCTGGACGACGTCTCCCGCGCTGGCGTGACGCTCGCTCACGATTCCATCGAAGGGGGCGAGGATGCGGGTGCGGCCCACCTGCTGCCGCGCGAGCGCCAGCCGGGCATTGGCCTCGGCGAGCTGCGACTCGGCCTGCACGCGCGCCAGCTGAGCTCGCTCGAAGTCGCGCCGGGTGATGACGCCCGCCTCGACCAGCTTGCGGTTGCGCTCCTCCTCGGAGCGGGCCACCCGCAGGGCGTCATGCCCCACCCGCACCGCCGTACGCGCGGCGAGGAACTGATCCTGCTGCGAGAGATCCTGGATGCGCGCGAGCAGCTGCCCCTTCTTCACTTCCTGGCCCTGCTCGACGGCCATCTCCAGCACGGCGCCCTGGGCCTCGGAGCGCATGGTGGCGGCGCGCCGGGCCTGGAGCGTGCCGGAGAGGACGGGCCCCTCCTGCAGCTCGCGCGACTCCACCCGCACC
This is a stretch of genomic DNA from Archangium violaceum. It encodes these proteins:
- a CDS encoding efflux RND transporter periplasmic adaptor subunit; translated protein: MSASTRRRGTGRWMPVKAGFRGLFIMSLGLSLGVLSGCKPGAPEASQPQAQAPVTLGPEDVVRVESRELQEGPVLSGTLQARRAATMRSEAQGAVLEMAVEQGQEVKKGQLLARIQDLSQQDQFLAARTAVRVGHDALRVARSEEERNRKLVEAGVITRRDFERAQLARVQAESQLAEANARLALARQQVGRTRILAPFDGIVSERHASAGDVVQPGTQLYTVIDPTSMRLEASVPAAQLSTLKTGTRVDFTVGGYGDRTFAGRIERINPAVDPATGQVRLYVTLPNTEQALLTGLFAEGRVASLQREVPAVPISVVDTRAEPPTVLRVKDGRVERVPVTLGMTDQMARLVELRSGVGAGDVLLRGSARDLAEGTLVQVRPPREKPREPEPGVGGGGPPPAEPVSPPR